Sequence from the Rhizobium sp. TH2 genome:
AAGGATACTTCTGATATGACCGTGACATCCAATCTCGCCGAGGCACCGGCTTCGGCACTCGAAGCCGCGCGCGCCACCCGTGATTCCCGCCCGCTCCGGCTCATCACCTGCGGCTCCGTCGATGACGGCAAGTCGACGCTGATCGGCCGGCTGCTCTGGGATACCAAGGCGGTCAAGGAAGACCAGGCCGCCACGCTGCGCCGCGATTCCGGCAAGCAGAACGATCTCGGCCTGCCCGATTTTGCACTGCTGCTCGATGGCCTGCAGGCCGAGCGCGAGCAGGGCATCACCATCGATGTCGCCTACCGCTATTTCGCCACGACCAAGCGCTCCTTCATCGTCGCCGACACGCCCGGACACGAGCAGTATACCCGCAACATGGCGACCGGCGCCTCGACCGCCGACCTCGCGATCCTTCTCGTCGATGCGCGCGCCGGCCTGCTCGAACAGACCCGCCGCCATGCCACGATCGCCTCGCTGATGGGCATCCGGCAGTTCGTGCTCGCGGTCAACAAGATCGACCTCGTCGATTACTCGGAAACCCGCTTCAACGAGATCGCCCATGAGTTCAAGGAGCTGGCAATCTCGCTCGGGGTGAGCAAGATCACCGCCATTCCGGTTTCGGCATTGAAGGGCGAGAACCTCGTCTATGAAGGCCGTGCCAACATGCCGTGGTATGACGGCCCGACCGTGGTCGAGACGCTGGAAAAGGCGACCGTCCGTTCGGCTCAGACGGTTGGCTTCCGCATGAGTGTACAGCGCGTCTCGCGCCCGGGTGAAAGCTTCCGCGGCTATCAGGGCACCGTCTCCGGCGGCGCCGTCAAGCCGGGCGATTCGGTCGTCATCCTGCCCTCGGGCATGGTGGCGAACGTCGCCAAGATCGTCACCTTCGACCTCGTCCGCAATGCGGCCGTCGCCGGCGATGCCGTCACGCTGGTGCTCGACCGCCAGGTCGATATCTCGCGCGGCGACATGATCGTCTCGATCGACAGCCAGCCGATGCAGGGCCTGGGCTTCGACGCCCATCTCGTGGCGCTGCAGCCCGAAGGCATCGAGCCCGGCAAGCGCTACTGGCTGAAATCCGGCTCACGCCGCCAGCGCGTGCTGGTCGAACCGAAGCTGCAGCTCGACCTCAAGGCCGGCAACTGGAACGACGCCGAACGCCTGCCGATGAACGCGATCGGCAAGGTGCATCTCGTGTTCGAGGAACAGGCCGTCTTCGATACCTATGAGCAGAACCGCTCCACCGGTGCCTTCATCCTGATCGATCCGGACACCAACAACACGGTGGCCGGTGGCATGATCACCGCACGCCGAAGCACGGTGAGTACCATCCATGGCGACGATGCCCGCGTGCTGTTGTCGCTGCCCGCCGATCTCGCCGACCAGATCATGGCGAGCCCGCTCTTCGCATCCCGCCGCGACGAAGTCGAAATCCGCCGATTGACTGCGGGCCGCGTGCGCAAGCTCATCGACGGGCTGGATGCCTGAACAGGAAAATGAATAGAGCTACATAGTCTACATTCAGGGCCTCTTCGGAGGCCCTTTATTTTATTGCCGTGGTATTTCACCGCCATAGTCGGGTCCCGCAGTCAGGTATATATTTTCCCCGTTGGTGATAAATATTTCCGCCACGTTCCATGGCGGGCATTTATTTTACCTGTTGCATTGATCGTTCATAAATTCCTAGAATTCGCCATCAATTTGGCCAGGGTATCGGGGAGCAATCATGACAACCATTCCGACAGACACACTGTTTTCCGAGCAATGGTACCTCTACAACGTTACTATCGGTGAATACGACATCAATGTTACTGCCGTGTGGGACGACTATACAGGCAAGGGCGTGAAGGTGATGGTGATCGATGATGGGTTCGACTACACCCATCCCGATCTCGCTGCCAACTACGACGACACTGCCGATTACGACTTGACGAACGAAGACGGGGATCCCACGCCGCGTGCCCCTCAATATCAAGATATGCACGGGACGCCGGTCATGGGCCTGATCGGCGCGGCGCGTAACGACGTGGGCATTGTCGGCGTGGCGTATGGGGCCACGCTGGTGGGCGCCCGTCTCAGCTACGAAAGCGGTCTCGGCGTTTTCCTCAACCAGTGGATCGCAGGCCTCGATGCTGCGCGCGAGGACGGCACCGACATCGTCAATATGAGCTTCGATTACAACAACGCGTCCGACGTCAATCTCCAGATCGGCGAAATGTATCTTGTAGATGCGTTGCAAAGAAGCGTCGATGAAGGACGGGACGGCCTCGGCACCATACTGGTGCGATCCGCGGGCAATCTCG
This genomic interval carries:
- the cysN gene encoding sulfate adenylyltransferase subunit CysN, producing the protein MTVTSNLAEAPASALEAARATRDSRPLRLITCGSVDDGKSTLIGRLLWDTKAVKEDQAATLRRDSGKQNDLGLPDFALLLDGLQAEREQGITIDVAYRYFATTKRSFIVADTPGHEQYTRNMATGASTADLAILLVDARAGLLEQTRRHATIASLMGIRQFVLAVNKIDLVDYSETRFNEIAHEFKELAISLGVSKITAIPVSALKGENLVYEGRANMPWYDGPTVVETLEKATVRSAQTVGFRMSVQRVSRPGESFRGYQGTVSGGAVKPGDSVVILPSGMVANVAKIVTFDLVRNAAVAGDAVTLVLDRQVDISRGDMIVSIDSQPMQGLGFDAHLVALQPEGIEPGKRYWLKSGSRRQRVLVEPKLQLDLKAGNWNDAERLPMNAIGKVHLVFEEQAVFDTYEQNRSTGAFILIDPDTNNTVAGGMITARRSTVSTIHGDDARVLLSLPADLADQIMASPLFASRRDEVEIRRLTAGRVRKLIDGLDA